The genomic stretch GTTTCCTTTGTCCGTGTAAAAATACGTGATGTATTTGCGGGTGATATCGCTCACTTTATGCCGGATAAGTCGGTTGCGGATATGCCCGCACACCAGTTCTTTGTTTCGTACCAGTTTCGGGATGTCCTTGAACACGTTACCGTTGATTCTTTGGAGAATGTACTCGACATCCTCGTCCACTTTCACCAGATAGGTGTCGTTTATATGGCCAGAACCGTACGGTGTAGCGGATATAAACCGCCCGCTCGATACGAACGTGTCGTAAATTCTCTTCAGTTTGTCCATGCTTAGTTGTTTTTTAATGTTTACCCGTTTTTATGCTATTTACTGCCCCATGTCAGTGTATAATCCTTCCCCGTCGAATTTCTGCAAGGCATTGTTTACCAGCTCTGAGTCCTCTTTGTATGTTACGCCGAACCATTGGGCACTGGTGTTTAAGACTTTTACTTTCACGGCCTTTTGCTTGATGAGTTCGTCCACCACGAAAGGTATGTAAATCTCCGCCTTGGGATTTTCGCTGTTCTTGTGGTAAAACTCGATGAATTGTTTTTCGATTTCCTCGAAAAGCATGGGCGAGAATCCCCAGAAATTCATGGAAACCACGTCGTCCTCATGCAGTACAACCCCTGAATTCAAATCTTTAATCGTATCACCTTCCCGGCCAATTTTCGTGCGTTCGGTGATACTGGTCAAGAAATTGTCCCCGTCTACCGTGCATATTCCTCTGGATACTGTCCCGTTCTCGGATAGCGTGGCTGCCAACCGGTAGCCGGCTAGGCTGAAACATCTCTCGTCAGTATTGCTAGCCACGAAATCGTGCATTTTCACGAAGGCATCCCGTCCGTAAAAGTCGTCAGCGTTGATAGCGATAAACGGTTCGTGAATATGGTCTTTTGCGGCCCAGATGGCGTGAGCTGTTCCCCAGGGTTTCTCCCGCTGGATCGGGGGTAGATTACCGGGCAGTTGATCCATTTCCTGGAAACAGTACACGGTTTCAACCAGGCTTTCGGCATATTTTCCCACGGCCTCTTTGAATTCGTTCTCGAAACTCCGGCGGATGATGAAAACAATTTTGTCAAATCCCGCATGTACGGCATCATAGATTGAATAATGCAACAATGTTTTTTTGTGGGGGCCGAGTAGTGCTAGTTGTTTTAAGCTACCGAACCGTGAACCCATGCCTGCTGCCATAATGAGCAAGGTCGTTTTATTCTTCGTAGTCTCCATGTTTTTATATTTAATCTTTTACTTGTATTACCTTCTTTCGGGCAAAGCTAATAAAAACTGCGGAAAGAATCTAGCAAGTCATGTTTTGTTTTATTTCGGGTGAAAATTTTTGCCGTTTTTATGTTTCATCCCCTTCTGAGAACGAATCCAATAATGCGTTTTGTTCCTCCTTAGCCGGAAGTGCTTCGACCGAGCGAAGCTGTCTTTGTATGGCGCGGGTTCGTTTTCCCATGACTTCTTCCAGTTGGTTATTGGCGGTTTGAAGGTTCTTCTGGGCTTTCTCCAGAAGTCCCCCGAACTTCTCGAATTCGGCTTTCACACCGCCAAGAATGCGCCACACCTCGCTACTACGTTTTTGGATGGCAAGCGTGCGGAATCCCATTTGCAGGCTGTTGAGAATCGCTGCCAGCGTGGTGGGCCCCGTGACAATCACGTGGTATTCCTGCTGTAATTGTTCGAGCAAAGCAGCCCGGCGGGTAACCTCGCCGTATATGCTTTCGAAAGGCAAGAACATGATCCCGAAGTCCGTGGTGTGCGGTGGGGCCAGGTATTTGTCCCGGATGTCCTTTGCCATGCCGCGAATGGTCTGTTCGAGTATGCGGGAAGTAGTTTCCACTCGTTGCAAATCTCCGGATTCGTAGGCATCAAGGAGTTGTTCGTAAACGTCCTTTGGGAACTTGGCATCGATGGGAAGATAGACCGATTCGTCACCTTCCGCCCGTCCGGGAAGTTTCACGGCGAACTCGACCAGCTTGTCGGATCCGGGTTTGGTCTTCACGTTTGTGTCATATTGATCCGAGGCTAGGATCTGTTCCAGTAGCATGGAAAGTTGTACTTCCCCGATCGTTCCCCGTATTTTCACGTTACTAAGCACCCGTTTTAGTCCACCTACATCTTGTGCCAGCGTCTGCATTTCTCCTAGTCCCTTCTGCACATTTTCCAGTTGCTTGCTGACGAGTTCGAACGATTGCCCGATGCGTTCGTGTAGGGTCTTCTGTAATTTTTCATCCACGGTGGCTCGCATTTCTTCCAACTTCTTTTCCGTGTTTTGCAGGAGTTCCTGTTGACGGAGTGATAGCTCTCCGAATTTTTCCCGTTGCAGGCGGTTGAATAATTCCATGCTTTCGGCAAAACTTTTCTGGAAAGCTTGTATGGCGGAGTTGGTTTGGGTGGTGATATTCTTCAAGGTTTCCCGGTGTTCTGTCCGGAAATGGTTGAGGGTAGAGGCGAGTTCTTCCCGGTCCTTGCGGGAGCGGTTCTCGTCGTTTTCCCGGTTATAACGGGATTCGTCCCGAATCACTTTTTCGAGGTCCGAGATGGACCGTGATACCTCCTGGGCGGTGTTGTTCTTGCGGGAACGAACGTGCAATCCGATGAGGATCATGTTGAGAACGAGAAGTAAAACGCAAGATATAAGTATAAATAATTCCATATTTCTGAACCTTTAGTTGTTCAAAAATATGGAAAATAACTCAGAGTTTGGTCAACTCTTCTTGAATTTGTTCTTGCCCGTGCGGGACGAAGATGAGGGCGGTAGTGTCGTACCCTCTGCGCTGAGCCCGTTGCATCAAGTCTTTCAGTTTGTTAGGCGGGAGCTTCGGTGTACGGCTTACGATCCAGAGATGATCGCATTGGGAACTTCCGATAAGGGCTGCGCTGTAATCTTTCTCGACTTCCAGGATGTGGTAGTCCGTGTTGAAGATCAGAAAAAAGGTCACTTTTAGGACTCCCGGTTGAGTCGTGTCCGGGATATGAACGTGGCCCACGATTTCTTTTTTCTCACCCCGGAGACTGTCTTGGTAACCTCGTCCGATAACCTTGATGCTTCCATCGGGTTTGATGGTGTACTCGGTCGTCACCCCGACCAAGCCTCGTTCGAAAGGGTGGTCAAAGCGTGCGATTTCGTACCACAGACCAACATACTTTTTTAAATTTAGTGTGTCTATAGCTCGATTATCAATGATCTTGTCGGATTGTGCTGTTGCTGCTATGATATTGCATCCGACGAGCAATATGGCTAATAAGAAGGATTTCATACTATGAGTTGATAATTAGGTGTTTAGTTTCTCGTAATACGAGAAGTTGGGGTCTGATGTTCGTTTATAAGATTTATAAAGTCTGTAAAGTTCATAACGTCTTTTGGGGGAGTGCTGGGTTTGTGAGAGGGGAGGCTTGTATTTAATGGGGTGTTCATCCTTTTTGCCCCTCGTGTTTGTAAAGAATTTGTTTTTACTAATTGATTTCTACCTGATTATAACCGAAAGTAACATTTTAATTAAAGTATATGAATATTATATGAACCTTATTATATATAAGGTTCATATAAGGTTTCTATAAGGTATCTATAAGGTTTATGACGGTAATCATCCGGAATAACTCACCTTATAGTAATCTGATATATGCTTTGTTGGGTGCTAAGTTTTACCATAGAGAGAATGGTCTGATTTGTTGGTCAGTCTTCTTGTGTTTATAAAAGGGAATATGGTAGGTTAACTATTTTTGTTGGCCAATTGCCCGCAAGCCGCATCAATATCTTTTCCTTTGCTGCGACGGACATTCACCACGATATTTTTGCTTTCGAGGTAGCGAACAAATTGGTCCCTGCTGGCATCCGGGCTGTGACGGTAGGGGGCATTGTCCACTTCGTTGTACTCGATAATGTTGATTTTCACGGGAAATTGCCGGCAGAACAAGGCGAGTGCCTTGGCATCGTCGAGACTATCATTGACACCTTTCAGTAACAGGTACTCGAACGTGGGACGTGTCCCCGTTTTATCCACGAAATACCGGATGGCCTCGGCGAGTTTGGTAAGCGGGTAAGCCTTGTTTATCGGCATGATTTTATCCCGGGTCGTGTTGACAGCCGAATGGAGCGAGATGGCAAGGTTGAAACGAACGTCGTCATCTGCCAGTCGCTTGATGCCTTCCACGATGCCGGAGGTGGATAGCGTGAGGCGATAGGGGGACATTCCTAATCCATCCTCTGCCGTGATGCGTTCAATGGCGGCAAGGACATTCTCGTAGTTTAGGAGCGGTTCGCCCATGCCCATGAGTACGATGTTGGATAACGGTAGTCCCCGTTCTTCTCCCAGGCGTTTCACGGCAACGACTTGGTCGAATATTTCTTCCGGCAGCAGGTTCCGAGTAAATCCTAACCCACCCGTGGCACAAAAGCTACATTTTAGTTTGCATCCGACTTGCGAGGAGACGCACACGGTCGATTTATCCTTGCTTGGGATAAGTACAGTTTCAATCAAGTTCCCGTCAGGAAGGGTAAAGCCGAGTTTTGTCGTACCGTCACTACTCTCTTGTTTATGGGTGAGCGTGGCTGTTTGCAGGATAAAGTGATTGTTCAAAAATTCCCGGAAATCTTTTGATAAGTTGGTCATGTCCTCGAAACGGGTCACTCCCTTTTGCCAAAGCCACTGCCAGATTTGTTTAGCCCGGAATGCTTTTTCCCCGTGTTGTACGAGGACGTTTGCTAACTCTTGTAACGTGTACGCTCTTATATTCGTTTTTTCCATGTCATCACTTTTTGCGTTGCAAAAATACAACAAGAAAATGAGACGGACTTTATAATTATGGAAGAATGTTGTGAATTGATAGTTTGGAAAAATATATCATTTTTAATAAATAGTGATTGAAAAAATAAAGGAGAAAGTGTGGAATTTAATAATATGAAGTGGTCGATGAGATCTAACAGGATAAAAAGACGAGATTAATTTACTCTGACAGCGTGCTGTAAAATGTTATAATAATATTAAATCACGGTGAGTTACATAAGGTTTCATAGAATTAAATTGTATATTCGCGATCGTTTGTGAGGGGGCGAGGGCATAATTTGACAGGAATTGAATTAGATCAGATTATATAATTAAACGTGAAATTTAAACAGATGAAGAGAGTTTTTATTATTGTATTTGCTTTGCTTTCAACGTCAATCGTGCGGGCGGATGAAGGTATGTGGCTTTTGTCATTGCTCGGGAAAAATATCGAGCAAATGCAGGCACAAGGCTGCAAATTGACTGCGGAAGATATTTATTCCGTGAACCAAGCGTCATTGAAAGATGCGATCGTTGGATTAGGAAACGCCGGACGTCCTTTCTGGCA from Butyricimonas virosa encodes the following:
- a CDS encoding sugar phosphate nucleotidyltransferase produces the protein METTKNKTTLLIMAAGMGSRFGSLKQLALLGPHKKTLLHYSIYDAVHAGFDKIVFIIRRSFENEFKEAVGKYAESLVETVYCFQEMDQLPGNLPPIQREKPWGTAHAIWAAKDHIHEPFIAINADDFYGRDAFVKMHDFVASNTDERCFSLAGYRLAATLSENGTVSRGICTVDGDNFLTSITERTKIGREGDTIKDLNSGVVLHEDDVVSMNFWGFSPMLFEEIEKQFIEFYHKNSENPKAEIYIPFVVDELIKQKAVKVKVLNTSAQWFGVTYKEDSELVNNALQKFDGEGLYTDMGQ
- a CDS encoding DNA recombination protein RmuC, which gives rise to MELFILISCVLLLVLNMILIGLHVRSRKNNTAQEVSRSISDLEKVIRDESRYNRENDENRSRKDREELASTLNHFRTEHRETLKNITTQTNSAIQAFQKSFAESMELFNRLQREKFGELSLRQQELLQNTEKKLEEMRATVDEKLQKTLHERIGQSFELVSKQLENVQKGLGEMQTLAQDVGGLKRVLSNVKIRGTIGEVQLSMLLEQILASDQYDTNVKTKPGSDKLVEFAVKLPGRAEGDESVYLPIDAKFPKDVYEQLLDAYESGDLQRVETTSRILEQTIRGMAKDIRDKYLAPPHTTDFGIMFLPFESIYGEVTRRAALLEQLQQEYHVIVTGPTTLAAILNSLQMGFRTLAIQKRSSEVWRILGGVKAEFEKFGGLLEKAQKNLQTANNQLEEVMGKRTRAIQRQLRSVEALPAKEEQNALLDSFSEGDET
- a CDS encoding lipocalin family protein, which translates into the protein MKSFLLAILLVGCNIIAATAQSDKIIDNRAIDTLNLKKYVGLWYEIARFDHPFERGLVGVTTEYTIKPDGSIKVIGRGYQDSLRGEKKEIVGHVHIPDTTQPGVLKVTFFLIFNTDYHILEVEKDYSAALIGSSQCDHLWIVSRTPKLPPNKLKDLMQRAQRRGYDTTALIFVPHGQEQIQEELTKL
- the rlmN gene encoding 23S rRNA (adenine(2503)-C(2))-methyltransferase RlmN; the encoded protein is MEKTNIRAYTLQELANVLVQHGEKAFRAKQIWQWLWQKGVTRFEDMTNLSKDFREFLNNHFILQTATLTHKQESSDGTTKLGFTLPDGNLIETVLIPSKDKSTVCVSSQVGCKLKCSFCATGGLGFTRNLLPEEIFDQVVAVKRLGEERGLPLSNIVLMGMGEPLLNYENVLAAIERITAEDGLGMSPYRLTLSTSGIVEGIKRLADDDVRFNLAISLHSAVNTTRDKIMPINKAYPLTKLAEAIRYFVDKTGTRPTFEYLLLKGVNDSLDDAKALALFCRQFPVKINIIEYNEVDNAPYRHSPDASRDQFVRYLESKNIVVNVRRSKGKDIDAACGQLANKNS